Part of the Micromonospora inyonensis genome, TCACCACGGCGGCGACCAGCGGCGGGGCCACGACGGACAGGCCGAGCAGCACCCCGCCCAGGACCACCCCGAGTACGGCCCCGACCAGCGGCGCGACGGCCATCGCCGTGCCGGCGGTGGCCCGGTCCACCCGGCCGGGACGCACCGGCGCGGTGGTGAACGTGGTGACCGCCAGCCGCAGGCCGGCACCGAGCCGGGACTCAGTCGGCATGGCGGACCGCGGCGGCGACCCGCACCGGACTGCCCGGGCGTGATGAGCAGCAGGGCGTGGTCGGTGGCTCAGCCGGCATGCCGGCCGGGAACGTACGCCCGCTCCTCGTCGTCCGAGCCGGTGGTGGCCGGTCCGGGGCCGGTCGGCTCCGGTTCGGCGAACTCGGATGCCTCCTCGTCGTCGGCCGGCTCGCCGGTGGGGTCGGCGTCGTCGCCGCGGGCGGGGAGCGCGGCGGCCAGCGCCAGCACCGAGCGCAGCAGCGGCAGCGCGGCCAGGGCGTTCGCCCCCTCACCGAGGTCGAGCCGCAGGTCGAGCAGGGGAACCAGACCGAGCACGTCGGCGGCGAGCCGGACGGCCGGCTGCCCGCCGTGGTCGGGCAGCAGGCACCAGTGCCGCGCCTGCCCGGCCAGGTCCCGGCTGACCATGCCGGCCGCCAGGCCCACCGGGCCGTCCAGCAGCACCGGCAGGCGCCGGGCGGTCGCGCCGAGCAGGATGCCGGTGGCCACCGCGATGTCACCGCCGCCCAGCTCGGCCAGGACCGCCTTCGCCTCGCGGGACGAGCGGCGGGTCCGGTGCAGGGCGTCGCGGACCGTCGCGCAGCGGGTCATCCACGCGGTGTCGTCGACCGTGCCGTCGCGCACCACCCGGCCGAGCACGGCCGGCGGTTCCGCGCCGGCCGTCGCGGCCAGCACCGCCGCCGCCGCGGCTTCCGTGCCGGCGCCGCACGCCGCCAGCACCAGCAGGTGCATCCCCGCGTCGGCGGCCTCCTCGGCGAGCCGCCACCCGTGCCGCAGTGCCGACTCGACCGCCTCGGCGGTCAGCGCCGGACCGTTCTCGATCGGCGCGGCGGTGGGCGCGTCCACCACCTGGAGGGTCGCGCCGTTCTCGGCGGCGAGGCGGGCCAGCACCCCGACGCCGGTGCGGGCCTGCGCGGCCCGTCGGGCCGACTCGCCAGCGGGCGTTCCGGCGGAGACCCCGCCCTGGTGGTCGCCGTGCAGCAGCAACACCCGGACCGACCCCCACGGCTGCGGGTTCGGCGTGCCCTGGGTGGCGGCGGCGAAGCCGACCACCCGCTCCAGCACCCCCAGCCCCGCCCCCGGCAGGTCCCGGGCGGCGAGACGGTCCACGGCCTGCGGGCCGGCGTACTCGTCCGGCAGCGGCAGCTCCATGCCGTTCTGAATGACCAGGCCGGTGGCGATCATCGGCAGTGCCATGGTCGGCGCGGCCCAGGCCGTCCCGTCCGCCGGCTCCGCGGCCGGCGGAACGAGCGGGGTGAGCACGTCGGGCAGGTCGGGTTCCACCGCCGGGGCGCCGGTGTCCGGGCCGGCGGCGGCGTCCGACCGGCCGGCCTGCGCCGGGACGCTCGCCCGGGTCGCGTTCCGCGAGATCGTGCCGGCCGTGGACGAGATGGTCGGCGGGGTGCCGGCCTTCAACCAGCAGGGCTGGCCGGCGACCACCAGCGCCACCGCGTCACAGGCGTCGGCGACGGCCCGGTTGG contains:
- the cobU gene encoding bifunctional adenosylcobinamide kinase/adenosylcobinamide-phosphate guanylyltransferase yields the protein MSVDGCNTVLVLGGTRSGKSEFAESLVADAATVRYVATAAGADPDDAEWAARLEAHRSRRPETWTTEETGDDPRRLADVIASAQPHETLLVDDLGGWVTVLLDPVHQPADDTATIAELADAVRSCPARLVLVSPEVGLSLVPTTPLGRAFTDALGSANRAVADACDAVALVVAGQPCWLKAGTPPTISSTAGTISRNATRASVPAQAGRSDAAAGPDTGAPAVEPDLPDVLTPLVPPAAEPADGTAWAAPTMALPMIATGLVIQNGMELPLPDEYAGPQAVDRLAARDLPGAGLGVLERVVGFAAATQGTPNPQPWGSVRVLLLHGDHQGGVSAGTPAGESARRAAQARTGVGVLARLAAENGATLQVVDAPTAAPIENGPALTAEAVESALRHGWRLAEEAADAGMHLLVLAACGAGTEAAAAAVLAATAGAEPPAVLGRVVRDGTVDDTAWMTRCATVRDALHRTRRSSREAKAVLAELGGGDIAVATGILLGATARRLPVLLDGPVGLAAGMVSRDLAGQARHWCLLPDHGGQPAVRLAADVLGLVPLLDLRLDLGEGANALAALPLLRSVLALAAALPARGDDADPTGEPADDEEASEFAEPEPTGPGPATTGSDDEERAYVPGRHAG